In the genome of Bradyrhizobium arachidis, one region contains:
- the nodC gene encoding chitooligosaccharide synthase NodC, with amino-acid sequence MDLLATTSAVAVSSYALLSTIYKSAQALYARPATNPSLQDTPGRSEPVLPSVDVIVPCFNEDPITLAQCLESLASQDYTGKLQVYVVDDGSANRDVVAPVHKIYANDPRFSVILLANNVGKRKAQIAAIRSSSGDLVLNVDSDTILAADVVTKLVLKMHDPEVGAAMGQLIASNRSQTWLTRLIDMEYWLACNEERAAQARFGAVMCCCGPCAMYRRSALALLLDQYEAQFFRGKPSDFGEDRHLTILMLKAGFRTEYVSDAIAATVVPDSLGPYLRQQLRWARSTFRDTFLALRLLPELDGYLTLDVVGQNVGPLLLALSSLAALAQLLIAGSVPWWTGLTLAAMTMVRCSVAALRARELRFLGFALHTPINIFLLLPLKAYALCTLSNSDWLSRKVANVPAEGEKQSVILHPNAGPSAASKWGMSGIIHKAGLSSPESSLTATKSVCGCDRSTACK; translated from the coding sequence ATGGACCTGCTCGCTACAACAAGCGCTGTCGCTGTTTCGTCTTATGCGCTGCTCTCGACGATCTACAAGAGCGCGCAAGCGCTTTATGCCCGACCGGCGACGAACCCATCGCTGCAGGACACCCCGGGACGATCGGAGCCGGTCCTTCCCAGTGTAGACGTCATCGTACCGTGCTTCAACGAGGATCCAATCACGCTCGCCCAATGTCTGGAGTCGCTTGCGAGTCAAGACTACACCGGAAAGTTACAGGTGTATGTGGTCGACGACGGATCGGCAAATCGCGACGTTGTCGCGCCTGTACACAAAATCTATGCGAACGATCCGAGGTTCAGCGTCATCTTGCTGGCAAACAACGTTGGAAAGCGCAAGGCGCAGATCGCCGCAATACGCAGCTCATCCGGTGACTTGGTCCTCAATGTCGACTCGGATACGATACTTGCCGCTGACGTTGTCACGAAGCTTGTATTGAAGATGCACGACCCGGAAGTCGGTGCGGCCATGGGTCAGTTGATAGCGAGCAACCGCAGCCAAACCTGGCTGACCAGGTTGATCGATATGGAATACTGGTTGGCATGCAACGAGGAGCGCGCGGCGCAGGCGCGTTTCGGTGCCGTCATGTGCTGCTGCGGCCCATGTGCCATGTATCGTCGCTCCGCGCTCGCCTTGCTTCTCGATCAATACGAAGCCCAATTCTTTCGTGGGAAGCCGAGCGATTTCGGCGAGGATCGCCATCTAACGATCCTCATGCTCAAGGCGGGATTTCGAACGGAATACGTCTCGGACGCGATCGCAGCAACAGTCGTCCCGGACAGCCTTGGGCCATATCTACGCCAGCAACTCCGCTGGGCGCGCAGTACCTTCCGGGACACGTTCCTTGCATTACGCCTGCTGCCAGAACTCGATGGCTATCTGACGCTAGACGTTGTCGGGCAAAATGTCGGCCCGTTGCTTCTCGCCCTGTCATCACTGGCTGCGCTCGCACAGCTCCTAATCGCCGGCTCAGTACCCTGGTGGACGGGGTTGACGCTTGCAGCAATGACAATGGTCCGCTGCAGTGTGGCAGCCCTTCGTGCTCGCGAACTGCGGTTTCTCGGCTTCGCACTCCACACACCGATCAATATCTTTCTCTTACTTCCTTTGAAGGCCTATGCGCTTTGTACCTTGAGCAACAGCGATTGGCTATCGCGCAAGGTCGCCAATGTGCCGGCCGAAGGGGAAAAGCAGTCTGTCATCCTGCACCCGAACGCTGGACCGAGTGCTGCAAGTAAATGGGGAATGTCGGGAATAATTCATAAGGCGGGGCTTTCGAGCCCTGAATCGAGCCTGACGGCAACGAAGAGCGTTTGCGGTTGTGATCGTTCGACCGCCTGCAAGTAG
- the nodS gene encoding nodulation methyltransferase NodS: MMPDANHQLLERELSADDPWRLDSSSFEQERYAQMLRMSRCNGGVACALEVGCAAGAFTGMLAPLCERLTVVDVMPQAIERARRRTRKWSHITWVTSDIQRFSTTERFDLIVVAEVLYYLKDIVEMHAAIRNLVSMLAPNGALIFGSARDATCQRWGHAAGAETVIALFNESLSEVERLHCHTESVNEDCLIVRFRKPGHSSEQSNVGH; this comes from the coding sequence ATGATGCCGGACGCAAACCATCAGCTATTAGAGCGGGAGTTGTCTGCCGACGATCCATGGCGCCTCGACAGCAGTTCCTTCGAGCAGGAGCGATACGCGCAAATGCTCCGGATGTCGCGTTGCAATGGAGGCGTTGCGTGTGCCCTCGAAGTGGGATGTGCAGCCGGTGCATTCACCGGCATGCTGGCGCCACTATGCGAACGGCTCACTGTGGTCGATGTCATGCCGCAGGCCATCGAGCGAGCGCGACGACGGACCAGGAAGTGGTCGCATATCACGTGGGTGACCTCCGACATCCAGCGGTTCTCGACCACCGAGCGGTTCGATTTGATTGTCGTGGCCGAAGTTCTTTACTACCTCAAGGACATTGTTGAGATGCATGCGGCTATCCGCAACCTAGTGAGTATGCTTGCGCCAAATGGAGCTCTGATTTTCGGGTCCGCACGTGATGCCACATGTCAACGATGGGGCCATGCTGCTGGTGCCGAAACGGTGATCGCTCTCTTCAACGAGAGCCTATCGGAGGTCGAGCGTCTGCATTGCCACACCGAGTCGGTCAACGAAGACTGCTTGATCGTGCGGTTCCGGAAGCCGGGTCATTCGTCAGAACAATCAAACGTCGGCCACTAG
- the nodU gene encoding nodulation protein NodU, producing MRICGIKLTHDGAIAVVEDGRLVFCTEQEKRGNSPRYQSVENLDAVVLALAEHGLDPRDIDQFIIDGWDGEIESQFQVLSGAVPIALKGAPYVERHAEGLLDSVDGFGLILGGKVFPYKSYPHVTGHVASAYSTSPFASAGKPAFCLVWDGCIFPRLYYVEPRGARFIASLFPMIGHAYAAAGLHFGPYRQPNRSSWDLGIAGKLMAYIALGSVDESIVAVFQELYEKRFAADTEQARRYRADINNAESSLAAVHDFFEASALRLTAKRAEDVLASFHVFVERLLVKEMAVVLLRYSSLPGARNLCIAGGCGLNIKWNSALRAAGLFDDVWVPPFPNDSGSAIGAACGAMAAQNGFGPLEWSVYSGPALQDSELPPDWEAAPCSLRELAVILADNKPVIFLSGRAELGPRALGGRSILAAPTSPAMKDHLNDIKRREHFRPVAPICLEDRAPEIFSPGTPDPYMLFDHQTRAEWRDKVPAVVHLDGSARLQTISRNSPHKIAALLVEFEQLTGLPLLCNTSANLHGRGFFPDAAAACQWERVEHVWCDGQLWTKTVVRKPLSAERLLSA from the coding sequence ATGCGCATCTGCGGCATCAAGTTAACACATGACGGGGCAATTGCTGTCGTCGAGGACGGGCGGCTTGTCTTTTGCACCGAGCAAGAGAAGCGCGGCAACAGTCCACGCTATCAATCCGTCGAGAATCTCGATGCAGTCGTGCTCGCCTTGGCGGAGCATGGCCTGGATCCGCGGGATATCGATCAGTTCATCATCGACGGCTGGGATGGGGAGATTGAGTCGCAGTTCCAGGTCCTAAGTGGCGCTGTGCCGATCGCGCTGAAAGGGGCGCCGTATGTCGAGCGCCATGCTGAGGGCCTTCTTGATTCCGTCGACGGCTTTGGCCTGATCCTCGGAGGCAAGGTGTTTCCATATAAGAGCTACCCGCACGTTACGGGCCACGTCGCGTCAGCATATAGCACCAGTCCCTTTGCCAGCGCGGGAAAACCCGCGTTCTGTCTGGTATGGGATGGCTGCATCTTTCCGCGTCTTTACTATGTGGAACCCCGGGGGGCACGGTTCATCGCATCCCTGTTTCCGATGATCGGCCATGCCTATGCTGCCGCGGGCCTTCACTTCGGCCCGTACAGGCAGCCGAACCGCTCCAGTTGGGATTTAGGCATCGCCGGCAAGCTGATGGCTTACATCGCGCTTGGTTCTGTCGACGAAAGCATTGTGGCAGTGTTTCAGGAGCTCTATGAAAAGCGCTTCGCCGCTGACACGGAGCAGGCTCGTCGCTACCGCGCAGACATCAACAATGCAGAATCGTCGCTTGCAGCTGTGCACGACTTCTTCGAGGCAAGCGCATTGCGCCTGACGGCCAAGCGAGCGGAGGACGTCCTCGCGTCGTTTCATGTGTTCGTGGAACGTCTTCTTGTCAAGGAAATGGCGGTCGTTTTGCTGCGATACTCGTCGCTTCCAGGAGCGCGAAATCTATGTATCGCCGGAGGTTGCGGTCTCAATATCAAGTGGAACAGCGCGCTTCGTGCGGCGGGATTGTTCGATGATGTTTGGGTGCCGCCGTTTCCGAATGACAGCGGCTCGGCAATCGGCGCTGCTTGCGGCGCGATGGCGGCGCAAAATGGGTTCGGGCCATTGGAATGGTCAGTCTACAGTGGTCCGGCCCTGCAGGACAGCGAGCTTCCGCCGGATTGGGAGGCGGCGCCATGCAGTCTGCGTGAACTTGCGGTGATTCTGGCCGACAACAAGCCGGTCATCTTCCTTTCGGGGCGCGCCGAGCTTGGGCCGCGGGCGTTGGGCGGCAGAAGCATTCTTGCAGCGCCGACCTCCCCGGCAATGAAGGATCATCTCAACGACATTAAGCGTCGCGAGCACTTCCGGCCGGTGGCGCCGATCTGTCTGGAGGACCGTGCGCCAGAAATTTTCAGCCCAGGTACGCCAGATCCTTACATGCTGTTCGATCACCAGACGCGAGCGGAATGGCGCGACAAGGTCCCCGCTGTGGTCCATCTTGACGGCTCCGCTCGGCTGCAGACCATCTCCCGCAACTCTCCGCACAAAATCGCCGCGCTTCTCGTCGAATTTGAGCAACTCACGGGGTTACCGCTGCTCTGCAACACGAGCGCCAACCTCCACGGGCGGGGATTCTTCCCGGATGCTGCCGCGGCCTGCCAATGGGAGCGTGTCGAGCATGTGTGGTGCGACGGCCAGCTCTGGACCAAAACGGTGGTAAGGAAGCCATTGTCGGCCGAGCGACTTCTGTCAGCCTAA
- the nodI gene encoding nodulation factor ABC transporter ATP-binding protein NodI yields MSTVAIELAGVKKSFGDKVIVNELSFSVARGECFGLLGPNGAGKSTIARMLLGMISPDAGKITVLDEPVPSRARVARVRIGVVPQFDNLELEFTVRENLLVFGRYFGMSARKIEAVAPSLLEFARLESKADVRVSELSGGMKRRLTLARALINDPHLLVMDEPTTGLDPHARHLIWERLRVLLARGKTILLTTHFMEEAERLCDRLCVLEGGRKIAEGKPDGLIDEHIGCNVVEIYGGDPHQLCELIRPHARHLEVSGETLFCYAPYPDQVRVKLRGRAGLRILQRPPNLEDVFLRLTGREMEK; encoded by the coding sequence ATGTCCACCGTAGCAATCGAGCTTGCCGGCGTGAAAAAGTCATTTGGCGACAAGGTCATCGTCAATGAACTATCGTTCTCGGTTGCGCGCGGAGAATGCTTCGGCCTGCTTGGTCCAAATGGAGCTGGCAAGAGCACGATTGCGCGTATGCTCCTCGGCATGATTTCGCCGGACGCAGGCAAGATTACGGTCCTCGATGAGCCTGTGCCTTCCCGCGCTCGTGTGGCGCGCGTGCGCATCGGCGTGGTGCCGCAGTTCGATAACCTTGAACTCGAGTTCACCGTTCGAGAGAACCTGCTCGTGTTTGGTCGCTATTTCGGCATGAGCGCTCGCAAGATCGAGGCGGTCGCGCCATCGCTGCTCGAGTTTGCGCGCCTCGAAAGCAAGGCGGACGTGCGCGTGTCCGAGTTGTCCGGTGGCATGAAACGGCGGCTGACGCTGGCGCGTGCGCTAATCAATGACCCGCATCTGCTCGTGATGGACGAGCCGACGACTGGTTTGGATCCGCACGCCCGCCACCTGATTTGGGAACGTCTGCGAGTTCTGCTTGCGCGGGGCAAGACGATTCTCTTGACAACTCACTTCATGGAAGAGGCCGAACGCCTGTGCGATCGGCTGTGTGTCCTCGAGGGTGGACGCAAGATCGCCGAAGGCAAGCCGGACGGCCTCATAGATGAGCATATTGGCTGCAACGTGGTCGAAATCTATGGCGGTGATCCACATCAGCTCTGCGAGCTGATCAGGCCGCATGCACGGCACCTTGAAGTGAGTGGAGAGACGCTCTTTTGTTATGCGCCATATCCGGACCAGGTACGCGTGAAACTGCGCGGGCGAGCGGGCCTTCGTATTCTGCAGCGTCCCCCGAATCTCGAGGACGTGTTTTTGCGGCTGACCGGGCGCGAGATGGAGAAGTGA
- a CDS encoding ABC transporter permease, with amino-acid sequence MGESYAAVMPANAYNWIAVWRRNFLAWKKVALASILGNLADPITNLFGLGFGLGLIVGRVEGTSYIAFLAAGMVATSAMTSATFEAMYAAFARMDAKRTWEAILSTQLTLGDIVLGELVWAASKSVLAGTAIWIVAATLGYASWPSILYAMPAIALTGLVFASLAMVVISLAPSYDYFVFYQTLVLTPMVFLCGAVFPTSQLPGSFQHFAGLLPLAHSVDLIRPAMLERGADSAALHVGALCVYAVLPFFASTALFRRRLLR; translated from the coding sequence ATGGGTGAAAGTTATGCGGCGGTGATGCCCGCTAACGCGTACAATTGGATTGCGGTATGGCGTCGGAACTTCCTAGCATGGAAGAAAGTCGCACTTGCATCGATTCTCGGCAACCTCGCAGATCCTATAACCAATCTGTTTGGCCTCGGCTTTGGCCTTGGACTGATCGTGGGACGCGTTGAGGGGACGTCGTACATCGCGTTCCTGGCGGCAGGCATGGTCGCGACCAGCGCCATGACGTCCGCGACCTTTGAAGCCATGTATGCAGCCTTCGCACGCATGGACGCCAAGCGCACCTGGGAAGCAATCCTCTCCACTCAGCTCACGCTTGGCGACATCGTTCTGGGTGAACTGGTGTGGGCGGCCAGTAAGTCCGTTCTGGCCGGAACAGCGATTTGGATCGTCGCTGCCACGCTGGGTTATGCGTCATGGCCATCCATTCTGTATGCGATGCCAGCAATCGCCCTTACTGGCCTTGTCTTCGCCAGCCTGGCGATGGTCGTCATATCTCTTGCGCCAAGTTACGATTACTTCGTGTTTTACCAGACACTTGTCCTCACTCCTATGGTGTTTTTGTGTGGCGCGGTCTTTCCGACGAGCCAACTGCCCGGCTCATTTCAGCATTTCGCCGGCTTGTTGCCTCTCGCACATTCGGTCGACCTTATTCGCCCAGCGATGCTTGAGCGCGGCGCTGACAGCGCTGCCCTGCACGTAGGTGCGCTCTGCGTTTACGCGGTCCTGCCCTTTTTCGCGTCGACAGCACTATTTCGGCGCCGCCTGCTGCGTTGA
- a CDS encoding carbamoyltransferase family protein gives MLCLGVSGGLDRIYESTPELPNTFLHDGAAVLVQDGRVIAAVEEERLNRVKHSNKFPSNSIRYCLSTAGVELGELDRIAFYATEAYCNTMLERLSVSQPVPLDARLLLRQLLAREFGAEIDPSRLSFVNHHEAHSVSAFAMSGFEQSLVFAVDGGGDFLSGLLAVGSGTEIAQLASFPEYNSLGLFYLETIRYLGYGLFDEYKVMGLAPYGDPAPYRELFAQFYELLENGGYRVHRDRIGPALVRNIEVRRKGMPFTQQHRDVSASLQEALERIVFHILRHHREATGITRLCLAGGVAHNCTLNGKLLYSGLFDDIFVQPAAHDAGCALGAALMLSNELGRPAPRERLPDVYWGPDLGNEQALEHELNAWSGHLDIQRSEDIASSAADWMANGDVIGWVQGRSEFGPRALGNRSILADPRPAENKDRINAMVKKREGYRPFAPSVLEEDASEFFELPDGTRQLPFMNFVVRVRETKRTVLGAITHVDGTARLQTVSRKANPTYWDVINAFKRRTGIPVLLNTSFNNNAEPIVESVADAITTFLTTDLDGLVVGPFLVRKRPASLQDWSALGVSLPPYASLHRVRSHTAPDRQETVCEIRTGHSARDGMRISHELFEILMRIEGEASLGWLIDATMQDQAKREDLVRELRLVWELRGVRLHPPRAACGCNKVQSET, from the coding sequence ATGTTGTGCCTGGGAGTGAGTGGCGGACTTGACAGAATCTATGAAAGCACGCCGGAGCTGCCGAATACATTTCTTCACGATGGCGCTGCGGTTCTTGTGCAGGATGGCCGCGTGATCGCTGCTGTCGAAGAGGAGCGCCTCAACCGCGTCAAGCACTCCAACAAGTTCCCGAGCAATTCGATCCGATACTGCCTTTCTACCGCAGGAGTTGAGCTCGGCGAGCTTGACCGTATCGCGTTCTACGCGACTGAAGCCTACTGCAACACCATGCTCGAGCGTCTTTCTGTTTCTCAGCCCGTTCCGTTGGACGCCAGACTGTTGCTGCGCCAGCTGCTAGCACGGGAGTTCGGCGCTGAGATCGATCCGTCGCGGCTTTCCTTCGTGAATCACCACGAAGCGCATTCCGTGAGCGCGTTTGCCATGTCCGGCTTCGAGCAAAGTCTCGTTTTTGCCGTCGACGGCGGTGGCGATTTTCTCTCCGGCTTATTGGCGGTGGGGTCTGGCACCGAAATTGCGCAACTTGCAAGCTTCCCGGAATATAACTCCCTCGGGCTGTTCTATCTCGAGACGATCCGATATCTCGGCTACGGGTTGTTCGACGAGTACAAAGTGATGGGGCTTGCCCCGTATGGTGATCCCGCTCCCTATCGCGAGCTCTTCGCGCAGTTCTACGAGTTGTTGGAGAACGGTGGGTATCGCGTTCACAGGGACCGGATCGGTCCAGCCCTGGTCCGCAACATCGAGGTTCGGCGAAAAGGAATGCCATTCACCCAACAGCATCGAGATGTCAGCGCTTCGCTGCAGGAGGCGTTGGAGCGGATCGTGTTTCACATCCTACGGCACCATCGTGAAGCGACGGGCATTACACGCTTGTGCTTGGCTGGGGGGGTAGCCCATAATTGCACGCTGAATGGTAAGCTGCTTTATTCCGGGCTATTTGACGACATCTTTGTTCAACCCGCGGCGCACGACGCCGGTTGCGCGCTCGGCGCTGCGTTGATGCTGTCAAACGAGCTGGGCAGGCCGGCGCCGCGGGAGCGACTGCCGGACGTTTATTGGGGGCCCGATCTCGGCAACGAGCAAGCCCTTGAGCATGAGCTCAACGCATGGTCAGGCCACCTCGACATTCAACGAAGTGAAGACATAGCATCCAGTGCGGCAGACTGGATGGCGAATGGCGATGTAATCGGCTGGGTTCAGGGCCGCTCTGAGTTCGGCCCACGTGCGCTTGGTAACCGCAGCATTCTTGCGGACCCGCGGCCTGCGGAAAACAAGGACCGCATCAACGCGATGGTCAAGAAGCGCGAGGGCTATCGCCCCTTTGCGCCATCTGTACTGGAGGAGGATGCGAGCGAGTTCTTTGAGCTCCCGGACGGCACGCGGCAGCTCCCCTTCATGAACTTCGTGGTTCGTGTGCGTGAAACCAAGCGTACCGTGCTCGGTGCGATCACACACGTTGATGGGACCGCTCGGCTGCAGACAGTATCGCGCAAGGCAAACCCCACCTACTGGGATGTAATTAATGCGTTCAAGAGGCGAACGGGAATCCCAGTTCTTCTGAATACCTCATTTAACAACAATGCCGAGCCGATCGTGGAGTCCGTGGCAGATGCGATCACCACGTTCTTAACGACTGACCTGGACGGACTTGTTGTTGGGCCGTTCCTCGTCAGAAAGCGGCCAGCATCACTGCAGGATTGGAGTGCACTGGGCGTTTCATTGCCGCCGTATGCATCCCTTCATCGTGTTCGCTCCCACACAGCGCCAGATCGTCAGGAAACGGTCTGCGAGATCCGCACAGGACATTCCGCCCGCGATGGTATGCGTATCTCACATGAGCTTTTCGAGATCTTGATGCGGATCGAGGGCGAGGCGTCGCTCGGCTGGCTTATCGACGCAACCATGCAGGACCAGGCCAAGCGTGAAGATCTCGTGAGGGAGCTGCGGCTCGTGTGGGAGCTGCGTGGCGTTCGGCTTCATCCGCCGCGCGCGGCTTGCGGCTGCAATAAAGTGCAAAGCGAAACATAG
- a CDS encoding nodulation protein NodZ, which produces MKFYRRSSPAPRFQTVTSDKMIRETSAMTSLVQPGAREEAMQSGSKNDRFVVSRRRTGFGDCLWSLAAAWRFAKQTGRTLAIDWRGSCYLDEPSTNAFPVFFEPVQGIAGVRVICDDEINHYSFPGPFFPAWWNKPSIDCIYRPDEQIFRERDELDQLFQSRKDSDANTVVCDACLMWRCDQEAEREIFRSIKPRPEIQSRISAIYREHFESYSVIGVHVRHGNGEDIMGHAPYWADPERALRQVCNAIDKARELPHAKPVKAFLCTDSAIVLEKVSTIFPDVFTIPKQFQAPQAGPLHNATLGAEGGFSALIDMYLLARCDTVIRFPPTSAFTRYARLFAPRVIEFDLNDPSRLILIEESSEALVVS; this is translated from the coding sequence ATGAAGTTCTACCGACGCAGCTCGCCGGCACCGCGGTTTCAGACCGTGACGTCGGACAAGATGATACGTGAGACGTCTGCAATGACGTCTCTTGTCCAACCAGGAGCCCGGGAAGAGGCAATGCAGAGCGGTTCGAAGAATGATAGGTTCGTAGTTTCCCGGCGACGCACGGGGTTCGGCGACTGCCTGTGGTCACTGGCGGCAGCTTGGCGTTTTGCAAAGCAGACAGGACGGACGCTAGCCATTGATTGGCGGGGATCTTGTTATCTCGATGAGCCATCCACGAACGCCTTTCCAGTCTTCTTCGAACCGGTTCAAGGCATTGCTGGCGTGCGGGTGATTTGCGACGACGAGATCAATCATTATTCGTTTCCGGGACCATTCTTCCCGGCATGGTGGAACAAGCCATCCATCGATTGCATCTACCGTCCGGACGAGCAGATTTTCCGAGAACGCGACGAACTCGATCAACTGTTCCAAAGTCGGAAAGATAGTGACGCTAACACGGTTGTGTGTGACGCCTGCCTGATGTGGCGCTGCGATCAGGAGGCCGAACGAGAAATCTTCCGGAGCATCAAGCCACGACCTGAAATTCAGTCTCGGATTAGTGCGATCTACCGCGAGCACTTTGAATCGTACAGCGTAATCGGCGTTCATGTCCGGCATGGCAACGGCGAGGACATTATGGGGCATGCTCCCTACTGGGCTGACCCTGAGCGCGCCTTGCGACAGGTCTGTAATGCCATTGATAAGGCTAGGGAGTTACCCCACGCAAAACCCGTGAAGGCTTTCCTGTGCACGGACAGCGCGATCGTCCTTGAGAAGGTTTCGACTATATTTCCTGATGTTTTCACGATTCCAAAACAGTTCCAGGCCCCTCAGGCCGGCCCATTGCACAACGCCACGCTCGGAGCTGAGGGCGGCTTTTCCGCCCTCATCGATATGTACCTCCTTGCGCGCTGCGACACTGTGATTCGTTTTCCCCCGACGAGCGCCTTTACGCGCTATGCGCGTCTCTTTGCCCCACGCGTTATAGAATTCGATTTGAACGATCCGAGCCGATTGATCCTGATTGAAGAATCCTCAGAAGCGCTCGTGGTTTCATGA
- a CDS encoding SDR family NAD(P)-dependent oxidoreductase, producing MDLDLPKNDLIEGQVPDTNLACPFQTDKARVHGREQKVMLLTGASRGIGHATAKLFSEAGWRIISCARQPFDGQRCPWEAGNEDHVQIDLSNHRMLPRAITEVKKRLAGAPLHALVNNAGVSPKTPAGDRMTSLTTSIETWMRVFHLNLVAPILLAQGLFDELRAASGSIVNVTSIAGSQVHPFAGSAYATSKAALASLTREMAHDYAPHGIRVNAIAPGEIRTDMLSPDTEARLVPSIPLRRVGTPDEVAKVIFFLCSDAASYVAGAEVPVNGGQHL from the coding sequence GTGGATCTCGATCTGCCAAAGAACGATCTGATCGAAGGCCAGGTGCCCGACACAAATTTAGCTTGCCCTTTTCAGACCGATAAAGCCCGTGTTCATGGCAGAGAACAGAAAGTGATGTTGCTCACCGGAGCATCGCGCGGAATTGGTCACGCCACTGCCAAGCTGTTCTCTGAGGCGGGCTGGCGCATCATTTCTTGCGCGCGTCAGCCGTTCGACGGCCAGCGATGCCCCTGGGAGGCAGGGAACGAAGATCACGTGCAGATCGACCTCAGCAATCATCGAATGCTGCCGCGCGCGATCACTGAGGTCAAAAAGCGCTTGGCCGGTGCACCTTTGCACGCACTGGTGAACAATGCCGGCGTCTCGCCGAAAACGCCCGCTGGCGATCGGATGACGTCGTTGACGACGTCGATCGAGACCTGGATGAGGGTGTTCCATCTCAACCTGGTGGCCCCGATCCTGCTGGCGCAGGGGCTGTTTGACGAGCTAAGAGCCGCGTCAGGATCGATCGTGAATGTGACTTCGATTGCGGGCTCGCAGGTGCACCCGTTTGCGGGCAGTGCCTATGCGACGTCGAAAGCTGCGCTCGCGAGCCTGACACGCGAAATGGCCCACGATTATGCACCGCATGGAATTCGCGTGAATGCGATCGCGCCCGGCGAGATCAGGACGGACATGTTATCGCCCGACACAGAAGCGCGTCTCGTGCCAAGTATCCCGCTTCGCAGAGTGGGAACCCCGGACGAAGTGGCCAAGGTCATCTTCTTCCTGTGCTCGGATGCGGCGAGCTATGTCGCGGGGGCCGAGGTGCCGGTCAATGGTGGGCAGCATCTGTGA